A region from the Actinoplanes sp. OR16 genome encodes:
- a CDS encoding GNAT family N-acetyltransferase yields the protein MLRQQDVGHRVVVRRIVGVTGDRTLFTDALGELVDLTETDLTLATAKGTVRVPLREVHRAKRVPPARRPAAAEVIALELAADEAWPAPVKSRLGGWILRAAENWTGRANSALAVGDPDRTLEEAIDAVVKWYADRGQQPLINAPMPLASPVNAALDERGWTARPLTLVQTSMLAPLLAAPARAGLPPVDLADTAGDDWYAMVAEHKGALPGTALRILNGVPEKVFAHVRDADGELLAVARGAITGPDRWLGVSLLQTAPAARRQGLGGHVVRALAQWASQHGSARAYLQVEERNAAAVALYGRLGFTTHHTYLTREFTGRRPGGDA from the coding sequence GTGCTCCGACAACAGGATGTGGGACACCGGGTGGTGGTACGCCGAATTGTAGGCGTAACCGGAGACCGCACGCTCTTCACGGATGCGCTCGGTGAGCTCGTCGACCTGACGGAGACCGATCTCACACTCGCGACCGCGAAGGGAACGGTGCGCGTCCCGCTTCGCGAAGTGCACCGCGCGAAACGCGTTCCGCCCGCGCGGCGCCCGGCCGCCGCCGAGGTCATCGCGCTGGAACTGGCCGCCGACGAGGCCTGGCCTGCGCCGGTGAAGTCCCGGCTCGGCGGGTGGATCCTGCGCGCCGCGGAGAACTGGACCGGGCGGGCCAACTCGGCCCTCGCGGTCGGCGATCCGGACCGGACGCTCGAAGAGGCGATCGACGCGGTCGTCAAGTGGTACGCCGACCGTGGACAGCAGCCGCTCATCAACGCGCCGATGCCGCTCGCGTCCCCGGTGAACGCGGCCCTCGACGAGCGGGGGTGGACCGCACGGCCGCTGACCCTCGTACAGACCTCGATGCTCGCGCCGCTGCTGGCCGCACCGGCCCGCGCCGGGCTGCCGCCCGTCGACCTCGCCGACACCGCGGGCGACGACTGGTACGCGATGGTCGCCGAGCACAAGGGTGCACTACCCGGAACGGCGCTGCGCATTCTCAACGGCGTGCCGGAAAAGGTCTTCGCGCACGTCCGGGACGCCGACGGCGAGCTGCTCGCGGTCGCCCGCGGCGCGATCACCGGCCCGGACCGCTGGCTCGGCGTCTCGCTGCTGCAGACCGCTCCCGCCGCACGCCGGCAAGGGCTGGGCGGGCACGTCGTCCGGGCGCTCGCGCAGTGGGCGTCCCAGCACGGGTCGGCCCGCGCCTACCTCCAGGTGGAGGAGCGGAACGCCGCGGCGGTCGCGTTGTACGGCCGCCTCGGGTTCACCACCCACCACACCTACCTGACCAGGGAGTTCACCGGCCGACGACCCGGCGGGGACGCGTAG
- a CDS encoding prolyl oligopeptidase family serine peptidase, whose protein sequence is MTIGAGAARVVFLRSAGPDDPDSALWVLDRPGGGERLIAGGPIEAYAADREARVAAFARDGELFRADLVAGTVTAIPAAGPVHDPRPSPSGHDIGYVTEQQGSATLRVVGPDGDRLLAGEPGNAWREHGGTISWGVAESCARAFGRTRAWWWSPDGRQILAVRTAKASSLHLLDLDGGWVDVHWDRETYPYLAQVRWESGSPLITVLRRMQQHGLVLSVDPRTGETQVHAELADARWVEPVAGTPRHLPDGRVLVGGELAHDGFDARCLFADGSLLTPPGLYVRRVAGTLPRDGGPAGSPDLVVEGSLGDPAVREVFRVRTALGGGGPEVTRIAGLTGQDGVVVGGDLMVAGRRIWHGAEVVATLGSSAAELPYLPQPVLERVTDRRLPAAVLYPSGWVAGTRLPVLLALGAGPGHQQVRADSAAWQERQWWADAGFAVVSIDPRGTPGVAPSFEKAVHRRLADVILANLADALQTLLGKHPDLDLGRVAVHGHGLGGWLAAMAVLRRPDDFHRAVARRPVIDWHDLPAPIAERYLGDRSDAADVYAHHSLRTAGASDAVLLIGAELPGCPSVPSATLPEELAFLT, encoded by the coding sequence GTGACGATCGGCGCCGGCGCGGCCCGCGTCGTGTTCCTCCGCTCGGCCGGACCGGACGATCCGGACTCCGCGCTCTGGGTGCTGGACCGGCCCGGCGGTGGCGAGCGGCTGATCGCCGGCGGGCCGATCGAGGCGTACGCCGCCGACCGCGAGGCCCGGGTCGCGGCGTTCGCCCGGGACGGCGAGCTGTTCCGGGCCGACCTGGTCGCCGGGACGGTCACCGCGATCCCGGCGGCCGGACCGGTGCACGACCCGCGGCCGTCACCGTCCGGACACGACATCGGATACGTGACCGAGCAACAGGGTTCCGCGACGCTACGGGTCGTCGGGCCGGACGGCGACCGGCTGCTCGCCGGGGAACCGGGCAACGCGTGGCGCGAGCACGGCGGGACGATCTCGTGGGGTGTCGCCGAGTCGTGCGCGCGGGCGTTCGGGCGTACCAGGGCATGGTGGTGGTCTCCGGACGGCCGCCAGATCCTCGCCGTGCGCACCGCCAAGGCCTCCAGCCTGCATCTGCTCGATCTGGACGGCGGCTGGGTCGACGTGCACTGGGACCGGGAGACCTATCCCTATCTGGCCCAGGTGCGCTGGGAGTCCGGCAGCCCGCTGATCACCGTGCTGCGCCGGATGCAGCAGCACGGCCTGGTCCTCTCGGTCGACCCGCGCACCGGCGAGACGCAGGTGCACGCCGAGCTCGCCGACGCGCGCTGGGTGGAACCGGTGGCCGGCACGCCGCGCCACCTGCCGGACGGGCGGGTGCTGGTCGGCGGCGAGCTGGCCCACGACGGGTTCGACGCCCGCTGCCTCTTCGCCGACGGAAGCCTGCTCACCCCGCCCGGCCTCTACGTGCGGCGGGTCGCCGGCACACTGCCCCGCGACGGCGGACCGGCCGGCTCACCCGACCTGGTGGTCGAGGGATCGCTCGGGGATCCGGCGGTCCGTGAGGTGTTCCGGGTCCGCACGGCCCTCGGCGGCGGCGGGCCCGAGGTCACCCGGATCGCCGGGCTTACCGGCCAGGACGGCGTCGTCGTGGGCGGCGATCTGATGGTCGCCGGACGGCGGATCTGGCACGGCGCCGAGGTGGTCGCGACGCTCGGATCGTCCGCCGCCGAGCTGCCCTATCTGCCGCAGCCCGTGCTGGAACGGGTCACCGACCGCCGGCTGCCGGCAGCGGTGCTCTATCCGTCCGGCTGGGTGGCCGGCACCCGGCTCCCGGTGCTGCTCGCCCTCGGCGCGGGCCCGGGACACCAGCAGGTGCGTGCGGACTCCGCGGCGTGGCAGGAGCGGCAGTGGTGGGCGGACGCCGGCTTCGCCGTCGTCTCGATCGACCCCAGGGGAACGCCCGGAGTCGCGCCCAGCTTCGAGAAAGCGGTACACCGCCGTCTCGCCGACGTGATCCTGGCCAACCTGGCCGACGCGCTGCAGACCCTGCTCGGCAAGCATCCCGACCTGGACCTCGGCCGGGTCGCCGTGCACGGCCACGGGCTCGGCGGCTGGCTCGCGGCGATGGCGGTGCTGCGCCGGCCGGACGACTTCCACCGGGCCGTCGCCCGCCGGCCGGTGATCGACTGGCACGACCTGCCGGCCCCGATCGCCGAGCGGTACCTGGGTGACCGGTCCGACGCGGCGGACGTCTACGCCCACCACAGCCTGCGCACGGCCGGCGCCTCGGACGCGGTCCTGCTGATCGGCGCGGAGCTGCCCGGCTGCCCTTCGGTGCCGTCCGCCACCTTGCCGGAAGAGCTCGCTTTTCTGACCTAG
- the dapC gene encoding succinyldiaminopimelate transaminase, whose product MSALSSALPDFPWDLLEPAKAIAASHPDGIVDLSVGTPVDPVPAAVRQALADASDAPGYPLTAGTPELRAAIAGWLARACGASGELGVLPTIGSKELVAWLPTLLGVGRGDVVVIPSICYPTYEVGARLAGAEVIRSDSLTALGPAVLSKDQPGRIKLLWINSPSNPTGKVLPVEHLRKVVSWARERGVTVVSDECYLSLGSETEPVSVLSDEVTGGDYTGVIAVHSLSKRSNLAGYRAGFLGGDPALVGELLAVRKHAGMIVPAPVQAAMVAALQDEAHVVEQRARYGSRRDTLRPALAKAGFEISHSEAGLYLWATRDEDCWQTVDALARRGILAAPGAFYGPAAAKHVRIALTATDERVAAAAGRLAAW is encoded by the coding sequence CTGAGCGCTCTCTCGTCGGCCCTGCCGGACTTCCCCTGGGACCTGCTGGAGCCGGCCAAGGCGATCGCCGCGTCGCACCCGGACGGCATCGTGGACCTCTCGGTCGGCACCCCCGTCGACCCGGTCCCGGCGGCCGTCCGGCAGGCCCTCGCGGACGCGTCCGACGCTCCCGGCTATCCGCTGACGGCCGGCACGCCCGAGCTGCGTGCCGCGATCGCCGGCTGGCTGGCCCGGGCCTGCGGCGCGAGCGGTGAGCTCGGCGTGCTCCCGACGATCGGCTCGAAGGAGCTGGTCGCCTGGCTGCCCACGCTGCTCGGGGTCGGCCGCGGCGACGTCGTGGTCATCCCGTCGATCTGCTACCCGACGTACGAGGTGGGCGCCCGCCTGGCCGGCGCCGAGGTGATCCGGTCCGACTCGCTGACCGCGCTCGGCCCTGCTGTGCTGTCCAAAGATCAACCTGGGCGCATCAAGCTGCTCTGGATCAACTCGCCGTCCAACCCGACCGGCAAGGTGCTCCCCGTCGAGCACCTGCGCAAGGTGGTCTCCTGGGCGCGCGAGCGCGGCGTGACGGTGGTCAGCGACGAGTGCTACCTCTCGCTGGGCTCGGAGACCGAGCCGGTCTCGGTGCTGTCCGACGAGGTGACCGGCGGCGACTACACCGGCGTCATCGCGGTGCACTCCCTCTCCAAGCGCTCCAACCTGGCCGGTTACCGGGCCGGGTTCCTCGGCGGCGACCCGGCTCTGGTCGGCGAGCTGCTGGCGGTCCGCAAGCACGCCGGCATGATCGTGCCGGCGCCGGTGCAGGCGGCGATGGTCGCGGCGCTGCAGGACGAGGCCCACGTGGTCGAGCAGCGCGCCCGTTACGGGTCCCGCCGGGACACGCTACGGCCGGCGCTGGCGAAGGCCGGCTTCGAGATCAGTCACTCGGAGGCCGGGCTCTACCTCTGGGCGACCCGCGACGAGGACTGCTGGCAGACCGTCGACGCGCTGGCCCGCCGCGGCATCCTCGCTGCTCCGGGCGCCTTCTACGGCCCGGCGGCGGCGAAGCACGTGCGCATCGCGCTGACCGCCACCGACGAGCGGGTGGCGGCCGCGGCCGGCCGGCTCGCGGCCTGGTGA
- a CDS encoding MerR family transcriptional regulator → MSDTRGIGDAARASGLSVSALRYYDGAGVLVPAVVDPATGYRRYSAEQIKAARLIAGLRRVGMPVAEIAQAVRDLGEEPSSVRRKLHDHQARLEAGLADARRELRRLHALLDLEENLMTRVSLNSAALSAALDAVRFAAAAAADPIPLGVLFETGDEVLTLVTTDRYRLAVASAPARVEGPPARRFLPLDLADRVRGLPAGTITLDLTDDRARAQSGDTVVEGEPIDMDFPDYRRLLPVAGEQARQVPVDPAELREQLSAAAVTVREHEGHPYPCLVLGLDQAGSLRLVSQGEWEADADAHVAVNREFLLEAIDAGGPGQLVLELDGPLRPLAVRVPGDDSRFSLLMPVRP, encoded by the coding sequence GTGAGCGACACACGAGGCATCGGGGACGCGGCGCGGGCGAGCGGACTGAGCGTCAGCGCGCTGCGGTACTACGACGGCGCGGGCGTGCTGGTCCCGGCCGTCGTGGATCCGGCGACCGGCTATCGCCGGTACTCCGCCGAGCAGATCAAGGCGGCCCGGCTGATCGCCGGGCTGAGGCGGGTGGGCATGCCGGTCGCGGAGATCGCGCAGGCGGTGCGAGACCTGGGTGAGGAGCCTTCTTCGGTACGCCGGAAGCTCCACGATCACCAGGCTCGCTTGGAGGCCGGCCTCGCCGATGCGCGTCGTGAGCTCCGTCGCCTGCACGCGCTGCTCGACCTGGAGGAGAACCTGATGACCCGCGTGAGCCTGAACTCCGCAGCCCTGTCCGCCGCCCTCGACGCCGTCCGTTTCGCCGCTGCCGCCGCTGCCGATCCGATCCCGCTCGGCGTGCTCTTCGAGACCGGGGACGAGGTGCTCACGCTCGTCACCACCGACCGGTACCGGCTCGCCGTCGCGTCGGCGCCGGCCCGGGTCGAGGGGCCGCCCGCCCGGCGGTTCCTGCCACTCGACCTCGCGGACCGGGTGCGCGGCCTGCCGGCCGGCACGATCACGCTGGACCTGACCGACGACCGGGCGCGGGCGCAGTCCGGCGACACGGTGGTCGAGGGCGAACCGATCGACATGGACTTCCCCGACTACCGGCGACTGCTGCCGGTGGCGGGCGAGCAGGCCCGTCAGGTGCCGGTCGACCCGGCCGAGCTGCGCGAGCAGCTCTCGGCAGCCGCGGTGACCGTCAGAGAGCATGAGGGTCACCCGTACCCCTGCCTGGTCCTGGGCCTGGACCAAGCGGGAAGCCTGCGCCTGGTCTCCCAGGGTGAGTGGGAGGCGGACGCTGACGCGCACGTCGCGGTGAACCGGGAGTTCCTGCTCGAAGCGATCGACGCCGGTGGACCCGGTCAGCTGGTGCTGGAACTGGACGGGCCGCTGCGTCCGCTCGCGGTGCGGGTTCCGGGGGACGACTCCCGATTCTCCCTGCTGATGCCCGTCCGTCCCTAG
- a CDS encoding LysE/ArgO family amino acid transporter, producing MLTSALAGFAASAVLIIAIGAQNAFVLRQGLRREHVLPVVLLCAFSDLALITAGIAGLGAVISAQPGLVTAIRWVGAAFLLGYAVLAARRALTPQRLETAGQAPSTLRATLLTCLALTYLNPHVYLDTVLLLGSIAQQHPHRWLFGIGAAAASLSWFAVLGIGARKLAPLLARPGAWRVLDGLIALVMAALGITLIVQA from the coding sequence ATGCTCACCTCCGCACTGGCCGGTTTCGCCGCGTCCGCCGTGCTCATCATCGCCATCGGCGCGCAGAACGCGTTCGTGCTGCGCCAGGGCCTGCGCCGCGAGCACGTGCTCCCGGTCGTCCTGCTCTGCGCCTTCTCCGACCTCGCGCTCATCACGGCCGGCATCGCCGGCCTCGGCGCGGTCATCAGCGCGCAGCCCGGCCTGGTCACCGCGATCAGGTGGGTGGGCGCGGCCTTCCTTCTGGGGTACGCCGTCCTCGCGGCCCGCCGCGCTCTCACCCCGCAACGGCTGGAGACGGCCGGTCAGGCGCCGTCCACGCTCCGGGCCACCCTGCTCACCTGCCTGGCGCTGACCTACCTGAACCCGCACGTCTACCTGGACACCGTGCTGCTGCTCGGCTCGATCGCCCAGCAACACCCGCACCGCTGGCTCTTCGGCATCGGCGCGGCAGCGGCCAGCCTGAGCTGGTTCGCCGTGCTCGGGATCGGTGCCCGCAAGCTCGCCCCGCTGCTCGCCCGGCCCGGCGCCTGGCGGGTGCTGGACGGCCTGATCGCGCTGGTGATGGCCGCCCTGGGAATCACCCTCATAGTGCAGGCTTGA
- a CDS encoding LysR family transcriptional regulator ArgP, whose translation MDRVQLATFQAVVEQGSFEAAARALHITPSAVSQRIKALEQTVGQVLVRRGRPCAATNAGQALVRFAGQVALLEQEALGQARDGARLSVVVNADSLNTWFLPVLTAVPDVRFELHVDDQDHSAELLRTGQAMAAVTADHVAVQGCRVEKLGVMRYLAVSAAPIADLGTAPVVVYNRKDELQQRFFGDRPLPPAHYVPAAASFEEAIRQGLGWGMMPEQHARPDLEAGRLVEVVPGRFLDVPLHWQRWKIESAILETLTAAVRTAAVRLLRP comes from the coding sequence ATGGACCGGGTTCAACTCGCCACCTTCCAGGCCGTCGTCGAGCAGGGCAGCTTCGAGGCGGCGGCCCGCGCGCTGCACATCACGCCGTCCGCGGTGAGTCAGCGGATCAAGGCGCTCGAGCAGACGGTCGGGCAGGTGCTGGTCCGCCGGGGCAGGCCGTGCGCCGCGACCAACGCCGGGCAGGCCCTGGTCCGGTTCGCCGGGCAGGTCGCCTTGCTGGAGCAGGAGGCGCTCGGGCAGGCCCGGGACGGCGCCCGGCTCTCCGTGGTGGTGAACGCGGACTCGCTGAACACCTGGTTCCTGCCGGTCCTGACCGCCGTCCCGGACGTCCGGTTCGAGCTGCACGTGGACGATCAGGACCACTCGGCCGAGCTGCTGCGCACCGGGCAGGCGATGGCCGCGGTCACCGCGGATCACGTGGCGGTGCAGGGCTGCCGGGTGGAGAAGCTCGGGGTGATGCGGTACCTGGCGGTCTCCGCCGCCCCCATCGCTGATCTCGGAACCGCGCCGGTCGTCGTCTACAACCGCAAGGACGAGCTCCAGCAGCGCTTCTTCGGCGACCGTCCCCTGCCGCCGGCCCACTACGTGCCCGCCGCGGCGTCGTTCGAGGAGGCGATCCGGCAGGGACTCGGCTGGGGGATGATGCCCGAGCAGCACGCCCGCCCGGACCTGGAGGCCGGCCGGCTCGTCGAGGTCGTCCCGGGACGGTTCCTGGACGTGCCGCTGCACTGGCAGCGCTGGAAGATCGAGTCGGCGATCCTGGAGACGCTGACGGCCGCCGTTCGCACAGCGGCCGTCAGGTTGCTTCGCCCTTAG
- the fdxA gene encoding ferredoxin yields the protein MTYIIAEPCVDVLDKACIEECPVDCIYEGNRMLYIHPDECVDCGACEPVCPVEAIFYEDDVPDQWKDYTNANYEFFEDLGSPGGASKVGKIDKDTAFVIAQPPRGEGH from the coding sequence GTGACCTACATCATCGCTGAGCCCTGCGTCGATGTTCTCGACAAGGCGTGCATCGAAGAATGCCCTGTCGACTGCATCTATGAGGGCAACCGGATGCTCTACATCCACCCCGATGAGTGCGTCGACTGCGGGGCCTGTGAACCGGTCTGCCCGGTCGAGGCGATCTTCTACGAGGACGACGTCCCGGACCAGTGGAAGGACTACACGAACGCGAACTACGAGTTCTTCGAGGACCTCGGCTCGCCCGGTGGCGCCTCCAAGGTCGGCAAGATCGACAAGGACACCGCGTTCGTGATCGCCCAGCCTCCGCGCGGAGAAGGGCACTGA
- a CDS encoding class I SAM-dependent methyltransferase, protein MRSNRQEDELNAAATGASMTGWEFAWLDGLAVASEPSWSYPELARPLIRRSAAVLDLDTGGGELLAELAPLPAHTVAVESWSRNTPAAAARLGPFGVPVHAELPSGENEFDLVLSRHGRLPAFDIARLLKPGGVLLTQQVGSDDLADLNVALDAPPPHPRRWDAEVAAASLRAAGLRVTDVREEHPLVAFHDITAVVHQLRTVPWQIRDFSPQRYERALARLAATIRARGVFTARAHRFLVQAERPTEA, encoded by the coding sequence GTGCGCAGCAACCGGCAGGAGGACGAACTCAACGCCGCGGCTACCGGCGCCTCCATGACCGGGTGGGAATTCGCCTGGCTGGACGGCCTGGCCGTGGCGTCCGAGCCCTCATGGTCGTACCCCGAACTGGCCCGCCCTCTGATCCGCCGGTCCGCCGCCGTGCTCGACCTGGACACCGGCGGCGGCGAGCTGCTCGCCGAGCTGGCCCCTCTCCCGGCGCACACCGTCGCGGTGGAGAGCTGGTCCCGGAACACCCCGGCCGCGGCCGCCCGCCTCGGCCCGTTCGGTGTCCCGGTGCACGCCGAACTGCCCTCCGGGGAGAACGAGTTCGACCTGGTGCTGAGCCGGCACGGCAGGCTTCCGGCGTTCGACATCGCCCGCCTGCTCAAACCAGGCGGCGTCCTGCTCACCCAGCAGGTCGGCAGCGACGACCTCGCCGACCTCAACGTGGCCCTCGACGCCCCGCCGCCGCACCCGCGCCGGTGGGACGCCGAGGTTGCGGCCGCCTCACTGCGAGCCGCCGGCCTGCGCGTCACCGACGTCCGCGAGGAACATCCGCTCGTGGCCTTCCACGACATCACCGCGGTCGTCCACCAGCTGCGCACCGTTCCGTGGCAGATCCGCGACTTCAGCCCGCAGCGCTACGAACGAGCCCTGGCCCGCCTCGCCGCCACCATCCGGGCCCGCGGAGTCTTCACCGCTCGGGCGCACCGGTTTCTCGTCCAGGCCGAGCGGCCGACAGAGGCATAA
- a CDS encoding DUF4407 domain-containing protein translates to MRKGLGHLLLRVANVNPVSVTTHSDRVLYRSIGVFILLYFVYATIGGAAFIDASSGYTHPWYQWLAGPLVAIGVVAYDRTVVGRVAVNYERLDSADPQHLLKPPTFGLYLGRIGLALLFAVVVTEPLMLARYRGEIDARLAEVHAGQLAALDASGPVAGFTARLAELRRETAREDAEVRKLTDRAERKRDDARLLYRQALADSAGRGVTRSPGCPRGGYCDNLVKQSRTLDAQASALDRQAATLQRDQRAARAERAAEQTRVGERITAEQATNTALVRADSGFGARTAAMWYLITADFAGVGVFYLGIALLLVALDCAAIALKFVSRGNAYERSEARAARLREHEASLIHEREIHDARTYGDATAKVIADGIEAASHDHRLVEVATEHARAVLHTAVVVDPSTLERPATPQRIKV, encoded by the coding sequence ATGCGCAAGGGCCTCGGGCACCTGTTGCTGCGGGTGGCGAACGTGAACCCGGTCAGTGTGACCACACACTCGGACCGCGTCCTGTACCGCTCGATCGGCGTCTTCATCCTTCTCTACTTCGTCTACGCCACGATCGGCGGCGCCGCGTTCATCGACGCCAGCTCCGGTTACACCCATCCGTGGTACCAGTGGCTGGCCGGACCGCTCGTGGCGATCGGCGTGGTCGCCTACGACCGGACCGTGGTCGGCCGGGTGGCGGTGAACTACGAGCGGCTCGACTCGGCCGACCCGCAGCACCTGCTGAAACCGCCGACGTTCGGCCTCTACCTGGGCCGGATCGGACTGGCGCTGCTCTTCGCCGTGGTGGTGACCGAGCCGCTGATGCTGGCCCGGTACCGCGGTGAGATCGACGCCCGGCTCGCCGAGGTCCACGCCGGGCAGCTCGCCGCGCTGGACGCCTCGGGCCCGGTCGCCGGGTTCACGGCCCGCCTCGCCGAGCTGCGCCGGGAGACCGCGCGCGAGGACGCCGAGGTGCGCAAGCTGACCGACCGGGCCGAACGCAAGCGCGACGACGCCCGGCTGCTCTACCGGCAGGCGCTCGCCGACTCGGCCGGCCGGGGCGTGACCCGCAGCCCGGGATGCCCGCGCGGCGGCTACTGCGACAACCTGGTGAAACAGTCGCGCACCCTGGACGCGCAGGCGTCCGCGCTGGACCGGCAGGCCGCCACCCTGCAGCGGGATCAGCGAGCCGCGCGTGCCGAACGGGCGGCCGAGCAGACCCGGGTCGGCGAGCGGATCACCGCGGAGCAGGCCACCAACACCGCGCTCGTCCGCGCCGACTCCGGTTTCGGCGCCCGCACCGCCGCGATGTGGTACCTGATCACCGCGGACTTCGCCGGTGTCGGCGTCTTCTACCTCGGCATCGCGCTGCTGCTGGTGGCCCTCGACTGCGCGGCGATCGCGCTGAAGTTCGTCTCCCGGGGCAACGCCTACGAGCGGTCCGAGGCGCGGGCCGCCCGGCTGCGCGAGCACGAGGCGTCGCTCATCCACGAGCGGGAGATCCATGACGCCCGTACCTACGGCGACGCCACGGCCAAGGTGATCGCCGACGGCATCGAGGCGGCCAGCCACGACCACCGGCTCGTCGAGGTCGCCACCGAGCACGCGCGAGCGGTCCTGCACACGGCCGTCGTGGTCGACCCGTCCACGCTCGAACGCCCGGCCACCCCGCAGCGGATCAAGGTCTGA
- a CDS encoding SIMPL domain-containing protein produces MDPGRAPLVVVHGEAHREIPPELAAFSVGVSATDRDKGALITRITERASAVSAILDDHAGAIERRETTGVQVHPGRKKHEYFGNIETSVVVHDFSDLGVLLAALAGLDLTSVSGPWWQLKPGNRAGSDVRKKAVEDALDRARDYAAAVGATLERIVEIADEESGGMHRMMRADIADPAFDLTPQVQTVSARVRLKVVITDPVIS; encoded by the coding sequence ATGGATCCCGGTCGCGCCCCGCTCGTGGTGGTTCACGGCGAGGCGCACCGGGAGATCCCGCCCGAACTGGCGGCCTTCTCGGTCGGGGTGTCCGCGACCGATCGTGATAAGGGCGCGCTGATCACCCGGATCACCGAGCGGGCGTCCGCAGTCTCCGCGATCTTGGACGATCACGCGGGCGCGATCGAGCGCCGGGAGACCACCGGGGTGCAGGTTCACCCGGGGCGTAAGAAGCACGAATACTTCGGGAATATCGAGACATCGGTCGTCGTCCACGACTTCAGTGATCTCGGAGTGCTGCTGGCCGCGCTGGCCGGTCTTGACCTGACGTCCGTCTCCGGGCCCTGGTGGCAGCTGAAGCCCGGGAACCGGGCCGGTTCCGACGTACGAAAAAAGGCCGTTGAAGATGCCCTTGATCGTGCCCGGGATTATGCGGCGGCGGTCGGCGCCACTCTCGAGCGAATCGTCGAGATCGCTGACGAGGAAAGCGGCGGCATGCATCGGATGATGCGAGCGGACATCGCCGACCCGGCCTTCGATCTCACGCCGCAGGTGCAGACGGTGAGCGCCCGGGTCCGGCTCAAGGTCGTCATCACCGATCCCGTCATTTCCTGA
- the mshB gene encoding N-acetyl-1-D-myo-inositol-2-amino-2-deoxy-alpha-D-glucopyranoside deacetylase: MTNESLPARRLLLVHAHPDDEVIGTGATMAHYVSEGAHVTLVTCTLGEEGEIHVPELAQLGAAHADQLGGYRLVEWERACAALGVTDHRMLGGPGRYRDSGMMGLETNKHPRAFWGADLDEAAGFLVEIIREVRPQVMIAYDPNGFYGHPDHIQAHRVAMRAAELAGDDGPQKIYWSAMPLSVMQDGMEAFRESEGNPFSEVEKVEDLPFGTPDSEIAARVDGTDHSAKKTAAMRAHATQIPDNSWLYGIAGDFGGEFMGLEYYTLVKGERGPGSGPFQWEDDLFAGLDPR; the protein is encoded by the coding sequence GTGACTAACGAGTCCCTGCCCGCACGCCGCCTGCTGCTGGTGCACGCGCACCCCGACGACGAGGTCATCGGCACCGGGGCGACCATGGCGCACTACGTCTCCGAGGGCGCTCACGTGACCCTGGTGACCTGCACCCTCGGTGAGGAAGGCGAGATCCACGTGCCCGAGCTGGCGCAGCTCGGGGCCGCGCACGCCGATCAGCTCGGCGGCTACCGGCTCGTGGAGTGGGAGCGGGCCTGTGCGGCGCTCGGCGTGACCGATCACCGGATGCTGGGCGGCCCGGGGCGCTACCGCGACTCCGGGATGATGGGGCTGGAGACGAACAAGCACCCCCGCGCGTTCTGGGGCGCCGACCTCGACGAGGCCGCCGGATTCCTCGTGGAGATCATTCGTGAGGTGCGCCCGCAGGTCATGATCGCGTACGACCCGAACGGTTTCTACGGTCACCCGGACCACATCCAGGCGCACCGGGTCGCCATGCGCGCGGCCGAGCTGGCCGGCGACGACGGCCCGCAGAAGATCTACTGGAGCGCCATGCCGCTCAGCGTCATGCAGGACGGCATGGAGGCGTTCCGGGAGTCCGAGGGCAACCCGTTCTCCGAGGTGGAGAAGGTGGAGGACCTCCCGTTCGGCACGCCGGACTCCGAGATCGCCGCCCGCGTCGACGGCACCGACCACTCCGCGAAGAAGACGGCGGCCATGCGGGCCCACGCCACCCAGATCCCGGACAACTCCTGGCTCTACGGCATCGCCGGCGACTTCGGCGGCGAGTTCATGGGCCTGGAGTACTACACGCTCGTCAAGGGCGAGCGCGGTCCCGGTTCCGGGCCGTTCCAGTGGGAGGACGACCTGTTCGCCGGGCTGGATCCGCGATGA